CGGGAGAATTGAAAATAACCGTAGCTTCGATCGCCGTGGGTTTACCGTTGATGAATTTGCCTTTTACTTCCCTGGTGACGATTTCTCCTTCTTCATCGACGAGATACATCCCCGTGATTTCCTCGGTTTGTTGATCTCCGAGGATAATCGGTTGCTCAAAATAAAATTTTGCCGATCCTTTCTCTCCCGTTTTAGTGCGACTTAAGCGGATATCGGGAACAACCGGTTCTTTTAACCCCCTGGAAAACTGAATTTCTGCCATTACTTTTCTTTATCCTTCTCATGAAATACACATTTCTAGATCATCTCACACCAAGTCGCAGGTAAAAAGCAGATGGGACAGCATAAACTTAAAATATCCACGGTCAACTCGCGGGAGTAGGTTTGACTACTGATAACCAATAACTGAGATGAGATGGTTTTATTAGAAGCAGCGGTTCATTCTTCTCTACGCGCTTTTTTACGCGAACAAGGGCGCTTTTACTGGTCTCATCATCTCACTATGGGGCGACTGGTGGCTAGAGCTTTACGCTTAAAACGGTCCTCTCTCATACAAACTGGAACTACTCTGTCCCGTTATTGTCTCAGTTATCTCACCCCGGCTCTTTTAGGTGATACACCTGTTCTGATTGTTGCCCCGGAGTCGGAAGTAAACCTACTATTGGAAGTGGAAATCCCCCGTCTGCAAGCATGGTTACAAACTCAGCGAGATATCCTCAAAAGCGATCGCTTTCCCGCTAATTTTACCGGTTTACTCCTCACCACACCCCAACAATGGTTAGAGGATAAATTGGGCAATCTCGGCCATTTTCCCCAGAATATCGCCACTATAATCGATCGAGCCGAAGATTTAGAAACTTGTCTAGTAGATTATCTCACCGTCACCATTACTCCCGAACAATGGTCTGCTTTAGGGTCAGCATATCCCCAGCATAGAGAGGTTATAAACTTAATTAAAGCACAACTTAGCCAAAGTATTCTTGGTCATCCCATTAATCCCTATAATTGCTATCTTATTGATGCCAAGGAAAAAGAATATATAATTGCCCTGCTGCAACGCTTGGATCAAGACTTAGCCACTGATTCTGCTTGGCAACTTTTAGCGGCAAAAATCACCGAGCATAATTATCTCCTCTGGACATCCGTAGATCGAGATCGAGAAGAATTTACCCTAAAAATCAGTCCTTTGGAGGTGGCTAGTTTTTTCAAACCGATTTGGCAGCAGCAACCCTTTGTTTTAATCGGCAGTTTTTTAGATAGCGAAAAATCCGCTAATTTATACCGTCAAAATCAGGGTATCGGAGAAATTTTAACTCTAAAGTTTGCAGCCGATCGCGAAAGTGAATATATTCATTTATATCTACCCGATCGCATCAGCGCCCCCAATACGCCCGAATTTCAACCGATGTTATTAAAGCAAGTGCGGGAATTAGTTAGTGCTAATCATACCAGTGAACAACCGATCGTGATCCTGATTGAAGATGTTCCCCTCAAGGCACAAATTGCCACCCAAATCGCAGCCGATTACGGTTCGCGAGTGCAAGTGGAAAAAACTGAGATTAATAATAATACTATTCTGGTGTGTGGTTGGCAATTCTGGCAAACCCATCAAGAAAAATTTATCACTCCCAGTTTATTAATTATCGCTACTTTACCCTTACCCTCCCCCGAAAATCCTCTCGTTGCTGGCAAAATTGCCTACTATAAACGACAACATCTCGACTGGTTTCGTGCCTATCTTTTACCCACAGCAGTGAGGGAAATTCAGAAATCTGTTCAGTCTCTCCGGGAGTGTCAAGGTTGTGTGGCTGTTCTTGATAATCGTGTCAATGCTCGCAGTTATGGCCGACAAATTCTCTCCGCTTTAGAACCCTATGCTAAAGTTAATTATCTCGATCAACAATTTTTTCAAGATAAAGATTAAATCAGTTATCAGTTATCAGTTATCAGTTATCAGATGGGGTGCATCTCAATTTTGTAGAAATATCTATATTACATTTGGGCGCACGCAGTGCGCCCCTACCATTGACGCGATAATATTATTGTAGGGGCGAATTGCATTCGCCCTCTTGGAATAACTTCTGCTGATCACCAATATGTGAGAGAATGTCACCAATAAGAGATGCACCCTATCAGTAATCAGTTCACTGTTTACTGATCACTGATCACTGATTACTGATAAAATCTCCCCCAGAGCCATATTTCCAACTATCCAAATAACGATGATAAAGATATTTTTGCTTGTCGGGTAACTTTTCTAAAACAGGTTTTAAGCTGGTTGCTAAGGGATATAAACCACTATACAAAGCTAAATTAAAATAATGTCCCGTCCAATCGATAAAAGGACTGATACCCACTTGCGGAATCATCGGTAAAACTAATTGAGGATTAACCAAAGGCAAAGTTTTTGAAAGCGAAGAAAACTGCACCACATCCTGTAAAAACGGTTTTAAGACCTCATCTCCCAACTTATCCATTACCCGAAAAACTCCACTCATTAAGTCATTAATTTGATTGGGATTAGGGTTAGCAGACATCGGGACACTCATGGTTTTTTGAAATAGCCACGTTACCGATATATTAGGTTGATAGGGTTGTAAAAGTGCTAAATCTTCTCGGTTTAAAGCATCGATTTGTAAAGCTTCCTCGATGGCGAAAGTTAGCCTTTTTAAATGTCTGACCATTGCCCCAAAACCACCAAAACTTACCGGAGATTGACTACCGCTACTATCTCCCACTGCCAGAATTCTTGACCAAGGCATTTTTAAAGGACTTTGACGATAGGCAGGGAAAAAACCCGCTAGAAAACGCTGAAATTTTACCGCTTCTAAATCTACCTTTTGATACTCTGGCAGTAATCTTAAATACTCCTCCATCAAAAATTCTAAACTAAAGCGATCGGGATGGGTATCAAGATAGGTAAATAAATAAGTTGTCCGACCATCCCTAGCGGGAAATGCTTCCCAAAAGTATTGACATTGGTGCAAGATTGGGGTAAAAGAATAAATCAAATCACCAGTTTCATTACTGGGAAAACCCTGACCGCAACTACCCACCACTAAACAAACTCCATCGGGTTTTTCTCCTTTTCTTGCCTGTTTTGCAATTGGCGAAAAATGACCCATGGCATCGATTAATAAACGGGTTTTTAAAGTTACTTCTCCCGTTTTAACCATTACTCCATCGGGATGAATAATTGCCCCGCTAAACCCCGAATTTTCTAATAACTTTCCTCCCGCTTGCAAAAACTTAGTTTTTAAAGTCTCTAGCAAATAAACCGGATCAACACCGATATTTAAAATATCTCTGACCCAAAGCTCATAACCTTGATAAAATCCCACCCTAGCAGGATTATATTCCGTAGCTATCGCTTGATTTAATTCAGCTTCGGTCAATAAATCTAACTCTAAAAAACTGCTTAATTCTAAACGGGAAATATTCCACTCCTGCTCACGACCGCGCAGAATACCTCTTTCTAATAATGCCACACGCCAGCCCCTAGTTTGCAAAGCAGCCCCGATGAAAATTCCCAAAGTTCCCCCGGCAATAACTAGATCAAAATCCGTCTCTCCTAAAGATTCTTGACTTTGATTAATTACCGCAGGAATAAGCGGATTTTCTAAACGCAAAGCTTGCCAAGCTCGATCGCTGGCTCGCAATTGTTGTAAACTCTGAGAAGATACTCGATCGAGTAAAGATGCAACTAAAGACATAATCTTATATCAGTTATCAGTTATCAGATGTGAGTTTTCAGTTATCAGTTCACTGTTTACTTATCACTGAAAAAAACTCCCTTCTAGCCGTTTCCTAACAGTAGAGACTGGCCACCGCACCATTAATATCACTGCTATACCCAGAGGAGAAAACTATTTAGATTGGAAAAACTTTTTCCCTTCTTCAAAGAGTTTATTAATATCCTTGAGAGAAACTCCGAAAATCGCTAAAACTCCCGTAAAGACTAATAAAAAACCGATAAAACTATTCCGATCATAGAGAAATAAACCCACTAAAACGATAAAATAGGGAGAGAGAATTTTACTAATATTTTCAACTACAGTAACCACCTCTGGAGTAGGAGTCTCAACAAGATTAATATCGGTTTTATCCTGATCCGGTTCGAGATTTTGCTTAATTGAAAACATCACTTCCTGTAGGTCTTTTACCTCCGGTGGGTTCGGTTCCTTCCCTGGTTTGCCAAACATTGTTAAATCCCTCGCCAATTTATCTATATTCTCTATGGTAGCCAAAAAGAGGGCAAGCGGGAAAAGCGCAAGCAGGTCGAGAAATTCTCAGGGCAATTTTCCCTAATAACCCCCTCGGCCTGGGCTGCTATAATCAGAGGAACAACTCCCAAGTTCGTTAACGGTACAAAAAAACTATGAATACCAGTCCAGACCGTGTGATTATCTTCGATACCACCCTTCGAGATGGGGAACAGTCCCCGGGTGCCGCTTTAAATGTGGATGAGAAGCTAACCATAGCCCGCGCACTGGCAAGACTGGGAGTTGATGTCATTGAAGCGGGTTTTCCCCACGCTAGTCCGGGGGACTTTGAAGCTGTACAGAAAATTGCCGCCAGCGTCGGCAGCGAAGCTGATAGCCCGATTATTTGCGGATTAGCCCGCACTACTCAAAAAGATATCAAATCAGCAGCCGATGCGCTCAGACCCGCCGCCAAGCCCAGAATTCACACCTTCCTAGCCACATCCGATATCCACCTCCAATACAAACTTAAGAAGACCCGTCAGGAAGTTCTTGAGATTGTGCCGGAAATGGTGGCCTATGCCAAATCCTTCGTTGATGATGTGGAATTTTCCCCCGAAGATGCCGGCCGCAGCGATCCGGAATTCCTCTATCAAGTCCTCGAAAGAGCGATCGCCGCAGGAGCTACCACCGTTAATATTCCCGATACCGTCGGTTACACCACCCCCAGCGAATTTGGGGCTTTAATCCGGGGAATTAAGGAAAATGTCCCCAATATCGACCAAGCGATTATCTCCGTCCATGGTCACGACGATTTAGGGTTAGCGGTGGCTAATTTCCTCGAAGCGGTTAAAAATGGCGCTCGACAGTTGGAATGTACTATTAACGGTATCGGTGAGCGCGCCGGTAATGCTTCCCTAGAAGAATTGGTGATGGCCCTTCATGTCCGGCGCTCCTATTTTAATCCTTTCCTCGGTCGTCCAGCAGAGTCCACGGAACCTTTAACCAAGATCAACACCAAGGAAATCTATCGCACTTCTCGCCTAGTTTCTAATCTTACCGGCATGATCGTGCAACCGAATAAGGCGATCGTCGGTGCTAACGCTTTCGCACACGAGTCGGGAATCCATCAGGACGGGGTGTTAAAACATAAACTCACCTATGAGATTATGGATGCAGAATCGATCGGTTTAACCCATAATCAGATCGTCCTCGGTAAACTCTCCGGCCGCAACGCTTTTCGCTCTCGTTTACAGGA
This Microcystis wesenbergii NRERC-220 DNA region includes the following protein-coding sequences:
- a CDS encoding helicase C-terminal domain-containing protein; protein product: MVLLEAAVHSSLRAFLREQGRFYWSHHLTMGRLVARALRLKRSSLIQTGTTLSRYCLSYLTPALLGDTPVLIVAPESEVNLLLEVEIPRLQAWLQTQRDILKSDRFPANFTGLLLTTPQQWLEDKLGNLGHFPQNIATIIDRAEDLETCLVDYLTVTITPEQWSALGSAYPQHREVINLIKAQLSQSILGHPINPYNCYLIDAKEKEYIIALLQRLDQDLATDSAWQLLAAKITEHNYLLWTSVDRDREEFTLKISPLEVASFFKPIWQQQPFVLIGSFLDSEKSANLYRQNQGIGEILTLKFAADRESEYIHLYLPDRISAPNTPEFQPMLLKQVRELVSANHTSEQPIVILIEDVPLKAQIATQIAADYGSRVQVEKTEINNNTILVCGWQFWQTHQEKFITPSLLIIATLPLPSPENPLVAGKIAYYKRQHLDWFRAYLLPTAVREIQKSVQSLRECQGCVAVLDNRVNARSYGRQILSALEPYAKVNYLDQQFFQDKD
- a CDS encoding FAD-dependent oxidoreductase — its product is MSLVASLLDRVSSQSLQQLRASDRAWQALRLENPLIPAVINQSQESLGETDFDLVIAGGTLGIFIGAALQTRGWRVALLERGILRGREQEWNISRLELSSFLELDLLTEAELNQAIATEYNPARVGFYQGYELWVRDILNIGVDPVYLLETLKTKFLQAGGKLLENSGFSGAIIHPDGVMVKTGEVTLKTRLLIDAMGHFSPIAKQARKGEKPDGVCLVVGSCGQGFPSNETGDLIYSFTPILHQCQYFWEAFPARDGRTTYLFTYLDTHPDRFSLEFLMEEYLRLLPEYQKVDLEAVKFQRFLAGFFPAYRQSPLKMPWSRILAVGDSSGSQSPVSFGGFGAMVRHLKRLTFAIEEALQIDALNREDLALLQPYQPNISVTWLFQKTMSVPMSANPNPNQINDLMSGVFRVMDKLGDEVLKPFLQDVVQFSSLSKTLPLVNPQLVLPMIPQVGISPFIDWTGHYFNLALYSGLYPLATSLKPVLEKLPDKQKYLYHRYLDSWKYGSGGDFISNQ
- the psb28 gene encoding photosystem II reaction center protein Psb28, encoding MAEIQFSRGLKEPVVPDIRLSRTKTGEKGSAKFYFEQPIILGDQQTEEITGMYLVDEEGEIVTREVKGKFINGKPTAIEATVIFNSPAEWDRFMRFMERYGSENGLEFTKSS
- a CDS encoding 2-isopropylmalate synthase; the encoded protein is MNTSPDRVIIFDTTLRDGEQSPGAALNVDEKLTIARALARLGVDVIEAGFPHASPGDFEAVQKIAASVGSEADSPIICGLARTTQKDIKSAADALRPAAKPRIHTFLATSDIHLQYKLKKTRQEVLEIVPEMVAYAKSFVDDVEFSPEDAGRSDPEFLYQVLERAIAAGATTVNIPDTVGYTTPSEFGALIRGIKENVPNIDQAIISVHGHDDLGLAVANFLEAVKNGARQLECTINGIGERAGNASLEELVMALHVRRSYFNPFLGRPAESTEPLTKINTKEIYRTSRLVSNLTGMIVQPNKAIVGANAFAHESGIHQDGVLKHKLTYEIMDAESIGLTHNQIVLGKLSGRNAFRSRLQELGFELSETELNNAFIQFKEMADRKKEITDRDLEAIVNDEIDTVPDHFRLELVQVSCGNSARPTATVTIRTPDGSELSDAAIGTGPVDALCKAIDRVVKIPNELISFSVREVTEGIDALGEVTIRLRYEGRTYSARAADTDIIVASARAYVSALNRLHVALQQKEKTPEMLQV